The following coding sequences are from one Rutidosis leptorrhynchoides isolate AG116_Rl617_1_P2 chromosome 11, CSIRO_AGI_Rlap_v1, whole genome shotgun sequence window:
- the LOC139876389 gene encoding uncharacterized protein isoform X2, with protein sequence MSSPSIRPELPIILGVGGVSVDLLATVASFPNPDDKIRSTSMKVQGGGNAGNALTCAARLGLNARLMSKVANDAQGRGILEELEADGVDVSFFVVSEEGNSPFTYVIVDNQTKTRTCIHTPGFPPMCPDDLKNSNLLSALEGVNLAYFDVRLHETALVVAHEAKKKRMPILIDAERLRDGLDEFLCLADYVVCSKNLPQAWSKAPSVPSALVSMLLRLPKVKFVIVTLGENGCMMLERSMAEVSETTEINIDDLPELLKQNIDSGKTTPTCVSSDITRLQAKGIGSVSGRLFIGTAEKIPESELVDTTGAGDAFIGSILYGICTNMPPEQMLPFAAQVASSY encoded by the exons ATGTCATCTCCGTCAATTCGGCCGGAACTTCCAATCATA CTTGGAGTCGGTGGTGTATCGGTGGATCTATTGGCGACTGTGGCTTCTTTTCCTAATCCTGACGATAAGATCAGAAGTACTAGCATGAAG GTTCAAGGAGGTGGCAATGCAGGAAATGCTCTAACTTGTGCAGCTCGTTTAGGATTAAATGCAAGGTTGATGTCTAAG GTTGCCAATGATGCTCAAGGAAGAGGAATATTGGAAGAATTAGAAGCTGATGGAGTAGATGTCTCCTTTTTTGTG GTTTCTGAAGAAGGAAATTCACCATTTACCTATGTCATTGTGGATAATCAAAC GAAAACTCGAACTTGCATTCATACTCCAGGGTTTCCACCTATGTGCCCGGATGACCTCAAGAACTCAAATCTGTTATCTGCATTGGAGGGAGTGAATCTTGCTTATTTTGATGTACGACTTCATGAAACTGCTTTAGTTGTTGCACATGAG GCAAAGAAAAAGAGAATGCCTATTTTAATTGATGCTGAAAGGCTAAGGGATGGGTTGGATGAATTTCTGTGTTTAGCAGACTACGTTGTGTGCTCGAAGAATCTTCCACAG GCATGGAGTAAAGCTCCATCTGTTCCTAGCGCACTCGTATCCATGTTGCTAAGGTTACCTAAGGTCAAATTCGTCATTGTTACTCTAGGTGAAAATGGTTGCATGATGCTTGAGAGAAGTATGGCTG AGGTCAGTGAAACGACAGAAATCAATATAGACGATTTACCTGAACtattgaagcagaatatcgatagTGGTAAAACTACTCCTACGTGTGTTTCATCA GATATTACAAGATTGCAAGCCAAGGGAATTGGGTCCGTCTCTGGTAGGCTATTTATTGGAACTGCTGAGAAGATTCCGGAGTCTGAACTCGTGGATACAACAGGTGCTGGCGATGCATTTATAGGGTCCATATTGTATG GTATTTGCACCAACATGCCACCAGAGCAGATGCTACCTTTTGCAGCTCAAGTGGCAA GCAGCTATTAG
- the LOC139876389 gene encoding uncharacterized protein isoform X1, producing the protein MSSPSIRPELPIILGVGGVSVDLLATVASFPNPDDKIRSTSMKVQGGGNAGNALTCAARLGLNARLMSKVANDAQGRGILEELEADGVDVSFFVVSEEGNSPFTYVIVDNQTKTRTCIHTPGFPPMCPDDLKNSNLLSALEGVNLAYFDVRLHETALVVAHEAKKKRMPILIDAERLRDGLDEFLCLADYVVCSKNLPQAWSKAPSVPSALVSMLLRLPKVKFVIVTLGENGCMMLERSMAEVSETTEINIDDLPELLKQNIDSGKTTPTCVSSDITRLQAKGIGSVSGRLFIGTAEKIPESELVDTTGAGDAFIGSILYGICTNMPPEQMLPFAAQVATISCRALGARTDLPHVSDPRLTPFLGQTPLITTTMGG; encoded by the exons ATGTCATCTCCGTCAATTCGGCCGGAACTTCCAATCATA CTTGGAGTCGGTGGTGTATCGGTGGATCTATTGGCGACTGTGGCTTCTTTTCCTAATCCTGACGATAAGATCAGAAGTACTAGCATGAAG GTTCAAGGAGGTGGCAATGCAGGAAATGCTCTAACTTGTGCAGCTCGTTTAGGATTAAATGCAAGGTTGATGTCTAAG GTTGCCAATGATGCTCAAGGAAGAGGAATATTGGAAGAATTAGAAGCTGATGGAGTAGATGTCTCCTTTTTTGTG GTTTCTGAAGAAGGAAATTCACCATTTACCTATGTCATTGTGGATAATCAAAC GAAAACTCGAACTTGCATTCATACTCCAGGGTTTCCACCTATGTGCCCGGATGACCTCAAGAACTCAAATCTGTTATCTGCATTGGAGGGAGTGAATCTTGCTTATTTTGATGTACGACTTCATGAAACTGCTTTAGTTGTTGCACATGAG GCAAAGAAAAAGAGAATGCCTATTTTAATTGATGCTGAAAGGCTAAGGGATGGGTTGGATGAATTTCTGTGTTTAGCAGACTACGTTGTGTGCTCGAAGAATCTTCCACAG GCATGGAGTAAAGCTCCATCTGTTCCTAGCGCACTCGTATCCATGTTGCTAAGGTTACCTAAGGTCAAATTCGTCATTGTTACTCTAGGTGAAAATGGTTGCATGATGCTTGAGAGAAGTATGGCTG AGGTCAGTGAAACGACAGAAATCAATATAGACGATTTACCTGAACtattgaagcagaatatcgatagTGGTAAAACTACTCCTACGTGTGTTTCATCA GATATTACAAGATTGCAAGCCAAGGGAATTGGGTCCGTCTCTGGTAGGCTATTTATTGGAACTGCTGAGAAGATTCCGGAGTCTGAACTCGTGGATACAACAGGTGCTGGCGATGCATTTATAGGGTCCATATTGTATG GTATTTGCACCAACATGCCACCAGAGCAGATGCTACCTTTTGCAGCTCAAGTGGCAA CTATTAGTTGTCGAGCTTTGGGAGCTCGGACAGATCTTCCACATGTCTCGGATCCTCGATTGACGCCTTTTTTAGGTCAGACGCCCCTTATTACCACTACTATGGGCGGGTAA